A region from the Tigriopus californicus strain San Diego chromosome 9, Tcal_SD_v2.1, whole genome shotgun sequence genome encodes:
- the LOC131887235 gene encoding NADPH oxidase 5-like, whose amino-acid sequence MANSTADSIERSDSGNKIFNIGSDSTSSLRLDELPDSKQGNLEAQERQSQLAELKVHFDLIAGEDGLIDEEEFLEAIRTDNTLLAKNVFSLFDRDGDGYITAQEFMDFMDRFREPEDKIDLLFLTYDLKRNEKLDRNELELVLRAMVKSSSLPLDDRSVAEMVDLFFEAGVQASREIDPDNQKIDYISKEGFRRLIEKDPEISKDVSTLVDHWLGALQKNSKPRAPKNPEEQAIDLATRTQSHPTYYGLLLIYLLVIVIMMMMGGIWHGNTKDKNGDLNITLIMARIFGFPLNLVCTMVFVFMLRKLLNGLRELGWGKYLPLDHHTAFHILSGWIIFVFGMVHTIVHFINFGVNVVPDPLNYLHQNGLTPTMVGYHPPPEGGKYSFLEWMLTTRPNLFGLIAGWANFTGVFLIIIVCVMFFTSQPYVRRGGYFNLFYFCHWLYVPFAVLLVLHAPNFSYFFPLAGFFLAEGIIQKMMYGHMTTEVESAFLLDPKCICLVIGKPENLAFRTGDWISVNIPSIAQYEWHAFTISSSPELPNILTLHIKVVGPWTQALEDRIFVDHHNQTKGQTCIRHNCNLKYLPHSYNNRAIMVSYARNTAQLKEVTSKTEVARRTLPSLEIRLDGPFHAPATSIFEAEHAVLVATGIGVTPMACILQSVLQRHLKRVVNCPSCQTRFTAPQNEDVGNLKKLDFIWVVKDPSEAMWFLDLLTGIEMEQETLGSNLPKIISITIYATRAWSNIDMDTLALRLAMNLYHKARRRDIIYGIKTKMIGGRPNFSEIFTKLKVSRVGDVSVFFCGNSTVGAILEKKCEQHKFSFHQEVF is encoded by the coding sequence ATGGCGAACTCTACGGCTGATTCCATTGAGAGGTCGGATTCAGGTAACAAAATCTTCAACATCGGCTCAGATTCGACATCCTCGTTGAGATTGGATGAACTTCCAGACTCTAAGCAAGGCAATTTGGAAGCGCAGGAAAGGCAGTCTCAATTAGCAGAGCTTaaagttcattttgatttgatcgcCGGGGAGGATGGTCTGATCGATGAAGAGGAGTTTTTGGAGGCAATTCGCACCGACAATACGCTCTTGGCCAAGAATGTGTTTTCGCTCTTTGATCGCGATGGGGACGGTTATATCACGGCCCAAGAGTTCATGGATTTCATGGATCGCTTCCGGGAGCCGGAGGACAAGATTGATCTCCTATTTCTTACATACgatttgaagagaaatgaGAAGTTGGATCGAAATGAGCTCGAACTCGTGCTCAGAGCTATGGTTAAATCCAGCTCCTTGCCTTTGGATGATAGGAGTGTGGCTGAGATGGTGGATCTCTTCTTCGAGGCTGGGGTCCAAGCTTCGCGCGAAATTGACCCTGACAATCAGAAGATTGATTACATTTCCAAGGAAGGTTTCCGACGCCTGATTGAAAAGGATCCAGAAATATCCAAGGACGTATCCACTTTGGTCGATCATTGGCTAGGGGCTTTGCAGAAGAACTCCAAACCACGAGCCCCGAAGAATCCCGAGGAACAGGCCATAGATTTAGCCACAAGGACTCAATCCCATCCCACCTATTACGGATTATTGCTCATCTACCTTCTCGTAATTGttattatgatgatgatgggtgGGATTTGGCATGGAAATACCAAGGACAAGAATGGCGACCTGAATATCACTCTAATCATGGCTCGCATCTTTGGATTCCCACTCAATCTTGTCTGCACTATGGTCTTTGTGTTTATGTTGCGGAAATTGCTGAATGGCCTCCGAGAACTTGGGTGGGGCAAATACCTTCCACTGGATCATCACACCGCCTTCCACATCCTCAGTGGATGGATCATATTTGTCTTTGGGATGGTGCACACTATAGTTCACTTTATAAATTTTGGCGTCAACGTTGTTCCCGATCCTCTAAATTACCTGCACCAAAACGGCCTTACACCTACAATGGTGGGTTATCATCCCCCACCAGAAGGGGGGAAATATTCATTCCTAGAGTGGATGTTGACCACCCGACCAAACTTGTTCGGACTAATTGCAGGATGGGCCAACTTCACCGGTGTTTTTTTGATCATCATTGTCTGCGTGATGTTCTTCACCTCTCAGCCGTACGTTCGGCGGGGTGGTTACTTCAACTTGTTCTACTTCTGTCATTGGCTTTACGTTCCGTTTGCGGTACTTCTGGTTCTACACGCCCCGAATTTCTCGTACTTCTTCCCTTTGGCCGGGTTCTTTCTGGCTGAAGGCATCATTCAGAAGATGATGTACGGACACATGACCACCGAAGTGGAGTCGGCTTTTCTCCTTGATCCAAAGTGCATTTGCCTCGTGATTGGAAAGCCCGAGAACTTGGCGTTTCGGACAGGAGACTGGATATCTGTGAACATTCCAAGTATTGCTCAATACGAATGGCATGCCTTCACCATCTCTAGTAGCCCAGAGTTGCCAAACATACTAACTTTACATATTAAAGTTGTGGGGCCTTGGACACAAGCTCTTGAAGATCGAATCTTCGTGGACCATCACAATCAAACCAAGGGCCAAACATGTATTCGGCACAATTGCAATCTCAAATATCTGCCCCATTCGTACAACAATCGGGCGATAATGGTATCTTATGCCAGAAACACTGCTCAGCTGAAGGAAGTTACTTCAAAAACAGAAGTGGCGCGACGAACCCTTCCATCTTTGGAGATCCGTTTAGATGGACCCTTTCACGCCCCGGCCACGAGCATCTTTGAGGCGGAACACGCGGTGCTCGTCGCAACTGGTATTGGAGTGACTCCCATGGCATGCATTCTGCAATCTGTTCTCCAGCGGCACTTAAAACGAGTGGTAAACTGTCCCTCCTGTCAAACAAGATTCACGGCCCCTCAAAACGAAGATGTAGGAAACTTGAAGAAGCTCGATTTTATCTGGGTAGTCAAAGACCCCAGTGAAGCCATGTGGTTTTTGGACCTTCTCACAGGGatcgaaatggaacaagagacCCTCGGTTCGAATCTCCCCAAGATCATCTCAATCACAATTTACGCGACCCGAGCTTGGTCAAACATCGACATGGATACACTGGCCCTGAGACTAGCCATGAACCTTTATCACAAAGCTAGAAGACGAGATATCATATACGGAATCAAGACCAAGATGATCGGCGGAAGACCAAACTTCTCAGAAATATTCACCAAACTGAAAGTCTCACGTGTTGGTGATGTTAGCGTCTTTTTTTGTGGAAACTCAACAGTTGGAGCGATCTTGGAGAAGAAATGTGAGCAACACAAGTTTTCCTTCCATCAAGAGGTTTTTTAA
- the LOC131887236 gene encoding uncharacterized protein LOC131887236: protein MITNLERRETKPGDVGALDFGLMGSITRIEAPGLNLEIIAAFGTNFQEAFQNWGNYLRGYHGKVIDQDKNDLVNDYLGYWTDNGAFYYYRTLEGKNYEETLIELTDFFKQSGASIPVRHLEIDSWWYPKDFLLAVEEWSALEDIFPNGLDFLQNRIGLPIVAHNRYWSRNTTYAKENGGAFDFIREIVAIPQDQDFWNYFFQEARKWGLKVYNQDWQDYQIALMNATVTDLRVSRNWLNQMALGAELNDIQIQYCMTLPKEAMASVETNSVTRIRVSEDYLLAEDQWRIGITSLFAHALGLKPFKDVFWTSSRNGGNNYYYDCMEVALDADPNVPWPLNYRYVGQASVTKSGHSCIPWSTLNLHYAYPLGDLVRNYCRNPVGLLAGNGRPFCFYEADLSKPMSEWKWENCDVTICDEDCTRDQSMVNATFPYCPELVEPNPELQAAVSTLSLGGVGFGDRMDAIDESVLAKTCREDGKILTVDEPALAAPVQLLEMAFSGLHLPENPTSSEIGEIWSSFVSLDGLIYGVVFGAENSISRPVTPWQLGLNLTPGVQYVVARHYNSESLILLDDSQELSLELMEEHEFELLYFVPMMEIEGFQIGLLGERQKFVPFSKDRFIGVGLSNQFLTLKSTGTTEVTLILKSQGELSSKTINCAESDSSAHVTYTYDLNTEESFCSFN, encoded by the exons ATGATCACAAATCTTGAACGACGAGAAACCAAACCAGGCGATGTTGGAGCCCTGGATTTTGGTCTTATGGGCAGTATCACACGGATTGAAGCGCCTGGGCTTAACTTGGAGATCATTGCAGCGTTTGGAACGAATTTCCAAGAGGCCTTCCAAAATTGGGGAAACTACCTTCGAGGCTATCATGGGAAAGTGATCGATCAAGACAAAAACGATCTAGTCAACGACTACTTGG GTTATTGGACTGACAATGGAGCATTTTACTATTATCGCACCTTGGAGGGCAAAAATTACGAGGAGACCTTGATTGAACtgactgatttttttaagCAATCAGGGGCATCCATTCCCGTTCGTCATCTGGAGATTGATTCCTGGTGGTATCCAAAGGATTTTTTGCTGGCCGTTGAAGAGTGGTCGGCTTTGGAAGACATCTTTCCTAATGGCTtggattttcttcaaaatcgaatTGGTCTCCCTATTGTTGCCCATAACCGCTATTGGTCCAGGAATACAACTtatgccaaagaaaatggcgGTGCCTTCGACTTTATTAGAG AGATCGTGGCTATTCCCCAAGACCAGGATTTCTGGAACTACTTCTTTCAAGAAGCCCGTAAATGGGGATTGAAAGTGTACAATCAAGATTGGCAGGACTACCAAATCGCTCTTATGAA TGCCACGGTGACTGATTTGAGAGTGAGCAGAAATTGGCTGAATCAAATGGCTCTAGGAGCGGAGCTCAATGACATTCAGATTCAATATTGCATGACTTTGCCGAAAGAAGCCATGGCCAGTGTCGAGACCAATAGTGTGACTCGAATCAGGGTCTCCGAAGATTATCTCTTGGCTGAAGATCAATGGCGCATTGGAATCACCAGTCTTTTTGCTCATGCCCTCGGTTTAAAACCTTTCAAGGACGTGTTCTGGACCAGCTCGAGAAATGGAGGCAACAATTATTATTACGATTGCATGGAGGTGGCTCTGGATGCGGATCCCAATGTCCCATGGCCATTGAATTATAGATATGTTGGGCAAGCTAGCGTGACAA aatctgGACACAGTTGTATCCCCTGGTCAACCCTGAACCTACATTATGCCTATCCCTTGGGAGATTTGGTTCGGAATTACTGCCGGAACCCAGTCGGGCTTTTGGCCGGCAACGGACGGCCATTCTGTTTCTATGAAGCTGATCTCTCTAAACCGATGTCCGAGTGGAAATGGGAAAACTGTGATGTGACCATATGTGACGAGGACTGCACTCGAGATCAATCTATGGTCAATGCAACCTTTCCTTACTGTCCAGAGCTTGTGGAGCCAAATCCGGAATTACAG GCTGCTGTGTCCACTCTCTCTTTGGGCGGCGTTGGTTTTGGAGATCGAATGGACGCTATTGATGAATCCGTGTTGGCCAAGACTTGTCGAGAGGACGGGAAGATCTTGACCGTGGATGAGCCAGCACTAGCAGCCCCCGTACAACTACTCGAAATGGCCTTTTCTGGTCTCCATTTGCCTGAAAATCCAACATCCTCCGAGATTGGCGAGATCTGGAGCTCATTCGTGTCGCTAGACGGCCTCATTTACGGCGTGGTTTTTGGAgcggaaaattcaatttcaagaccaGTCACTCCATGGCAATTGGGGCTCAATCTAACCCCAGGAGTTCAGTATGTGGTGGCAAGGCATTATAACTCGGAGTCACTTATCCTACTAGACGATTCACAAGAGCTTTCTTTGGAGCTGATGGAAGAGCATGAGTTTGAGCTCTTGTATTTTGTTCCCATGATGGAGATTGAAGGGTTCCAGATTGGTCTCCTTGGCGAGCGCCAAAAGTTTGTGCCTTTCTCAAAAGACCGTTTTATTGGAGTGGGATTAAGCAACCAGTTTCTCACCTTGAAATCAACTGGAACGACAGAGGtcactttgatcttgaagaGTCAGGGAGAGCTTAGCTCAAAGACAATCAATTGTGCAGAATCAGATTCATCCGCTCATGTCACTTACACCTATGATTTGAACACTGAAGAGTCATTTTGCTCGTTTAATTAA